TTGAATTGCATTTCACTACCAATATTAATtgatcatataaaaataaagccttatttgtttaattttcttgaTCTCAATTATATGtaactaaaacaattaaatgttgCTACTTTAACataaactaaccttaaaatataaaaactaaaatgttatatttccaGATCCCTATATCGTATgtcgtaattataaaaaaatatgtcaaatgttaattaataccaTATAAAAAGAATCGTGCAGGGTGTAAATTTTTAGCCAAGCGTGAAATGTGGTAAAGACTCTACATTatacatactaaaataatcaCTTATGCCGACACTACACCGATATGTTCCGAGAAATTTGTGTAGGTTTCTCCGAAGAGTATTTATTAATCTGATCGAAGATAGAATATCCGATTTTTGGCTTTACATACAGGGtgtcccaaaagtcgacgtcaaGTCGAAATTTTCTCATAGGTGATGCCACACCAGTTatcagaaaaatttaaaaaaaaaattaagtcatgtatttttgaagttatggaaattttccttttattctagaaaatgtacaccatgtgacagttttttcattcctgttgttacaaatatttactttttgccaattttttttctcttacgtCATCCCGAATAGTGCTTTATGTAACCTATGATCCTAAACCCTGTGCCGATCACTCCAACTTgtaggaaaatgtcattttataccGTACCAAGTTttcaaaattagtttaattttaattaatcggAAGCAGTAGAATTTGTGAATAATGGATGATTTGCCCGCTTCATTTCACGATCATATGGAGATGTCGAGCCTGTATTGCGGCTGAAGGACAGCAATTtgaatatcttttataaaaaaagtaataaatctaATCAAAAGTATGTCATAAGCGTCACTATCTGTCTCGCTCACATTTTATGGAATGTCTCTCtccatattatttaaaccacGCTGTGGTCACTAGGAACGTTTTGGGTGCGCTAGAATAATTTGTTGTAATTTCaaagagatttttaaaaacagactttgtttaacaaaaaatttttttatggccGATCTAAGAAATAATGAAGTAAGTGTTATACCACGTTAGAATCCTTATTAAATGCGCAAACTTTTAAAGCTGCTTGCCAAACTGGagtagtacatttttttttcaggacgATCAGTTGAACTAGtgcgaaaaattaattttgaaaacttgGTACggtataaaattacattttcctaCAAGTTGGAGTAATTGGCACAGGGTTTAGGATCATAGGTTACATAAAGCACCATTCGGGATGacgtaagagaaaaaaaaatggcaaaaagtaaatatttgtaacaacagGAATGAAAAAACTGTCACATGGTGTACATTTTCTggaataaaaggaaaatttccataacttcaaaaatacatgacttaatttttttttttaatttttctgataaCTGGTGTGGCATTACCTATGAGAAAATTTTGACttgacgtcgacttttgggacaCCCTGTATAGTGAATCAAAGTctcaattcaattaaatttaaaacgtatTACAAATATGTAGTTAACTCAAATACCCAACGGTTTCTAAGATATAATGCATATATGTCTTATCATATAAGAACAAAAGTCGACAGTCACAGAAAACCTACACATGTCCAGCGTCATAAATCTGGatatagtaaaaaatcatCCACCTctacttacttattttatatatataaatataatcatatacAAATAgacatgcaaatgtcatttgGTAACATTAGGGAAAGAAGTATGGTACATTTTAAGTGTGAAATGTGTGTGCGTTGAAGTTGTGTCTCTACCTGAGCAATATGTGGACCAGACGTGTTCCACAGTTACACATTAATAATCGTtatgtcaaattaaaaacagtcaagttatttataattgttgacccaagttatttttaattggggacctcacaaaaaaaaataaacgcgAGCGACTCGCCGCCGCGTCTGTGTCCTTAAGGTTGATGGACCTTTGTGTGAATGGAAAGAATTTGTCATCACATGACTATAACTATGACTTTTTAATACTTGGCCTTCAAAGGAGCATGGCCTTCCATGCTCCTACCCAccttatgtaaattaaatgatttttgaatttaaatttgacttggcgttgacatatcgaacgacgttcagtttcgcggttaCTTGGACGGAAAGgctaaattagcctccaaaaactAGGTGTGCTCAGCAAGGCGAGACGGTGCTTCACTAGGGGCCACcacttgcaactatataaagcgcaaattcggccccacatggagtactgttctcaCCTCTAGGCGGgggctccccagtaccagctccttccacttgaccaTATctaacgaagagcggttcgaatcgtcgacgaccaaTCCCTCTCCGAACGGCTTGATcttttggcgttgcgtagagatgtggggtcactctacatcttctaccgcattttcCATGGAtggtgttcagaggagttgttcggattaatacctgcagctgagtttcatcatcggacgtcgagacAATACGAAATTctacccgtatcacctcgacgtccgccgttccacaactcaaggcagtttttgccgcgcaccaccactttgtggaaccagctgcccactgaagtatttccgaaccaaatcgacttagggttcttcaagaaaagccAGCTACGCACTCGCgggccctctggcattgagagtatccatgggcggcggtatcacttaacatcaggtgatcctcctgcccgtttgccccctgttctataaaaaaaaactaacagccgagaaaatatttttttttcatacgttTTAGATTAAAGAAAAATCGGCAACGTTGGCAGATAATGGATATGATAAAcgttttgttattaaacattatatttaacctATGATGGAAACTTAATTGGAATTATTCAgttaaatgtacatattacTATACAAGTAAGTCCCGAACCTTTTTTACAGACTAATTattcataagttttattatttaattacatcttGGTCCTAGACTTGTCAGTTACAAGAATTCTACGAAGCATGAATGCACCCAAATGCTGTTGATTTAACTTTCAACAAtttgtcatattttaattaaaagcaaacatgcgtttataatactttattttcatatgcATTATGACAATAACTAGGTACATACTTTAATGTTGTCAATATTAACctctaaacatttataatatacatcatttcatgttatttatgttacacgATTATACACattgtattttgaataaataagcCATTTTCTACTAGATTCCTGAGGCGACTATTTCAGCTGTTTACGCtatatattgtaatgaaaCAAATGGGGAACACATAGCAAACCCAGTTTCAGTGATCAacagtatttaaatgttaacattGATTAATAAGTACATCTTATtgagaatgttaaaaaattatgaaataatttttatttcaaactcaaacttcAAAACATCTtgattcatataggtaaacatatacacttataaacgtcaaaaaaaatttaattaattgtaaatttacatttacaaccagttcgcaagttaagggcgtagagcggttAAGAAGAACTATTGAACGATTTATTGAGACTATCGTCATAAGTAAAAGTTCTACTTCGTTAATATCAATCCACAACAGTGTAGGTTAGGCAAGTTACCTATTAAACTTTTTCAGATTCCTATAAATTttgctaataattaattgggCAAAGTGgagaaaacatattttggaAGGTATTAGTAACAAAATTGTTCCATCACTAAAACGCCTAAatgtaatatctatatatacaatttgaatgaatattactaatataataagaatctgtataatttaaatttccacAATAATACATTTCTCATCTCATTACactatacttatattacaTAGGTGGatgaataagaaaatattagataGTGAAAAGACGTAGGAAAATACTGGTAAGTAGTGTTtcctttgtttatattaaataccaaatacacctattaagttaatataatataacaataattaaatactttattataagtttttcatttgtaacatgcttatatttctaaacaacaaatttaaatgtataccaGTTACAACATACTTTGagcaacaattttaatttttaacaggtaaagttttgtttttaaaactaaagccTTCAATGACATGTATAAACAATAcatcagtaataataaaataattaagattctTTGTATCCTTTGCAATTGCACAAATTGCACAGtaattatatgcatttattatgcatacaaaataaaactaataccgagttacattgtattaataattatagattgcaAGCACATAATAGTCATCAGTTAACAGACTTAAGCTAAAAattcatacatacattaattggTTTACCAAATGTCATAACAAtagcataaattatttgtcaatTCACACTGATCAAAGTGTCACAGATCACTACATCAGTTCATGTCCTCAGCAGGGTTACCGCGCATGCCCTTGCGCAGTTTCCCGAAATTGTGGAAAGTAACAGAAATGCTGTGACTTTCAGAGATGTGTATTATGAGCtagttctttaaataaaaatatttcataatatcagCGAATGTGTTCTCTGGTAGAGGTGCACAATGATTAGATTGGAAATctctcatatatttaataatctggaataaattatcttttattattaagaataatttaaagaatttaaatcgTAACCCATAAGACCAATATGtgtatacacacacatatctttatataaaatgcactTGATGTCTGTACAAATTATGCcagttaaaatttacaaacaacTAGAATAATTACCAATTGTAGGGCTTGTCGATTTACTTCTGTCAACGTATCTTTGTTTATATTGCCACGTTGCATTTCACTCATTCCAACATAAGATCGTACAGCTTCTTGTAATTCATCACTTTCATTAAACCTTGGGTGTCGGGACTTAAGAAGAGTAAGTAGTAGAGAATTTCCACAGTTTGTCTGCAGTTGGCCTTGTCTAAAGTATAGATATTACAAATAAGAAATTCGTAGCTGAGCATCCACATTTTGATAAAGATTACTAAACTTACATCacactaatttattaatcgTTTCATGTAACTAAATGATTCAATACTTCGTAATTTAAACCTTTTCCCAATTCACAATAAGAGTATAGTATATTTACAGTAGAGaagtaataatactttaacaaTTCTTTGTAAGTAATTACTGCAACGCCAATAATTTTAGCTTTGACTGACTGTTATTTAacgtattttataaacaagataatgattaatataattttcaatacgAACCTTAAGCAGATCACTTCGTCTTCAGTGCGCCGAATTAGTTGCACCGGGCCTTTGTATAGTGCTAGTAATTCACCTACATTCAAGTCAACATAACTACGTATAACTTCCTTTACTAACAAAGACCATGATCTAGGCATTTGGTTTTGAGCTAGGGGCAGCAAGTCATCAAAGGTAGCATCCAAAATCTAGAGAATCAAAAGATATCAATTAAAGAATttagttttacaaattaaacttataagaaaaatatacgcGTCCTCTTACCAAAGCGCTGATGTCAGGGTAGTTAGCTGCAGCCCAAGCTGCAGTATAGCCACCAATGCTCCACccatacaatacaatattttcgaGTGGAAAGTTGAGTTCTTCAATGGCATACTGAATTACGGCGATTATAGAATTTTGTTCTTGTTTCGGAAATGGTATTCcctgtaaaaaatacaaaatgctGTTTTATTGAGCAATTTGCTTTTAAAACTGCTTTTTcacttatttacttacagtACTTCCTGCGAAACCAGGGTGGTTCCACCCAAGAGCTGAATAACCTGCCTTTATTGGGGTTGTTACCATCCCGATTTCATAAAATCCGGAATTTCCTTCGCAACAAATTACCAATATTTTGCCATTTGAATGTGCTCGATTGTCAACAAATATAGTATCTATAGAATTGGCATCTGATGTTAGTAATTTTGCCCTTTTACCATGGAACGTTTCCACCAATTGTGTACGGCCTTCCATTAAAGGGTTCcctataattacatatttactcttaaataatttcaaagtacttcagaagaagaaaaactttaactttaacattttctaataGTACGAGATCCCGCTGCAGGATTGGTGCGTTCatcgagtttttgttttaaaccaaatttttatttataactagctgacccggcagaCTTCGTACTGCCTcatcgataaataaaagacctaatcttttgtataaaatgattttaaaacaaacaaaataattattaatgaaaaagcatttattgaataaagcatgaagttttattattattttcgatacATCATGTTGCTTACTTAGAAATCAGAGTTTTCCTGAAATACTGGCTAtttataaggtttaaatttgatattcacAGACACACACTGTGAAAATACagtctgttaattaatttaaagctttctcataaactatattttttgttttgttttgtgggtcgtaaataaacaaagaagacgGTTTTCCGACGCGCGAACACGCGACGTATAATTGTCCATGCGCGAAACAGGGAAACTCCAAGTTGATTCCACAAACTTCTAAAGACTGTCCTTGCGATTTATTTATGGTCATCGCAAAGGCCAGACGTACTGGAAATTGTAAGCGTTTAAAATCGAATGGTAAGTCCGTTGGAATCATCGGTATCCGCGGGATCAAGACATCCTCTCCtttgtattttccttttatgattGTCGCCTCAATGACGTTATTCATCAGCCTTTTCACAGCCAGTCTTGTTCCATTGCATAGTCGAGGTTGATTAATGTTACGCAGCATGATGACAACTGATCCTACTTTTAACTGCAAATTGTGAGGTGGTAATCCAGGCAATTccagtgaatttaaaaactcagtgGGATAGTTGATTACGTCATCCTGGTTCATTACGGTGTCGACTGATTTGAAGGaaaccataatttaatttgtctttattattattgatttatctttcgatttctatatagtcttattaaaaaaataatcggacaGGGTAACAACTTAAgttagctaaaataaaaaaataatcggacagagtaacaactgaagttagctaaaatgtgtttatttatgtactatgtattttgAGACTATGCAATTTTGTCGCGTTCGCGATTCACTTTCATTTTTGTTGAGTTTCAGAACGCGATATTAGGTCCTCCAACGCGCACGCGAATTTGAACTTTATGCAgcggtaataaattacaaattgactctccattttatttagaaaacgtttgtatgggaaatagaaaaatgctGTTTTGAGGATTTTCCCGGcaattattcgaatttttcTCACCTTTTAAACCTTCCCTAGACCTCCACGAATAATTCAAGACCAAGATAAGATAAATCCGTTCAGCCGttctcgagttttagcgagactaacgaacagcaattgatttttatatatatagattaggagaatatatatttactacctatcaaaatttggccgctattatttttaattgatttttggtaaaaaatttcatttttaagtagcagtttatacgtttataaatttatcgaaATCATACCTGTTTACACTTGGCTGCAAAGAGGTGCGGCCAGGTGTGCAACGGCAACGGTGATTTTTTAGaactttcatattaattaccgtGATgagacgttattttattttaaaattaaataaacgaaattttttaccaaaaatcaattaaaaataatggcgGCCAAATATTGATAGGCAccctagtaaatatatattctcctaatcataaataaacataaattagtaCTGAAGGtgaaaaagaataataataataataatttggttttaaacaaaaactcgaAAAACACACCAATCCTGCAGCGGGATCTTAGACCATAATGGCCAGGCCTTCAGCTTATATAAGCAGAAAAGTCCATTGTGCAATAATGGACTTTGGAGCTGGGGTTCGAACCGTCCAATTCTCAGCCATGAAATTCAAACTCTCATGCGACcgggccaacactgctcattttaatttaattaactgattaaaaataaacttacacaatatattttgtatgagaGTTAAGGTTCCAGGATAAATTATGCGCATAGCAAAGGTGTGTATAGCAATGAATGCCAGTATTTGTAAGGGGATTCTCTGATAAATTGGCAAGTCTTCATTGgaacttttattaaatggaatattttcaaaccaggatttcctaaaaaaatagttatgaTAATGCATACATAATGGTTACTAAAaacttacttatatattttctgtctatacatatatatatatataagttaaagtttttattaagcCCCTTGCACCCCGGGAGAAAAGTTGCGCTTTTGGCGACCTTGTAAGAGAACGAGAAAAAAACCAAAGTGCCGCAACAGTGACTCCAAGAAATGCGAGAGTTCCTAAGTCGAAAAAATCTAGGGATGGCCAGCCCCCTCTTCGACCACTACCCAAGCTAAAGGTACCCCGCACCGCTGCGACAGTGATTACTGTACCGAAGGACGCTGAGGCAAGAGGGGTCACCTGTGCTGCTGCCCTAAGAGGCCCGGGTCAAAGTGGATTTGAAGAAAGTCGGTAATGAGGGCGTCAAGTTCCGCCGCGCCGCCACGGGTGCCACCATAATTCAAATTCCCAGGGCGGGTAGCGGGGAAAAAGCTGACACTTTTGACTGACAAATAGCGGCTCGAAATAGCATTGTGACTCCGGGATCAAGATCACACGGCCTGTAAGATGAGCTGACGTCCGCGTCTCTGGCTTGGACGACTGAACTGCGCGAGGCGATCGCGGCCAAAGGCGAATGCCCAGTTGACCAGATCAGGGTGGGCCGCATACGACAGGATAGGTCGGGTCTCGGCGCAGCCTGGGCCAACTGCCCGGTTTCAGCCGCCAAGAAATTGCAAATAGGACGTTTTCTCGTGGGCTTGGTAGCGGCGAGCGTAAAAACCAAGAGAGCTACGATGTTTCCGCTGCTTGCAGGTCGGGCACGTAGCCAGCCGCTGCATGTCGGAAACCGATCGTAGCCGAGTGTGCTTTCGCTGCAGTCAGCCCAGTCACAGGGCAGCTGCTTGTAGGGCAAAACCAAAGTGCTCACTCTGCGAGGAGGCGGGCAGGACATCTGGCTGAAATCTGGAAATCAGGCTGGGAGGTAGCACTTGCACTGCTCCCAGCGTGAGGTTTACCAACCCACAAAGTTCTCGCGCAATAATGCGCCTATGGAGGTTGTCGAAATTGTAGCATGTCAATATGGCCCTACGGTTCCTACTGAGTAATTTAAACCACTGCGCCACAGCGCAATACCTAGTACACCAGAGTCTGGCGCAGTGGGACATCAACATCGGCATAATATCTGAGCCCTACGTAATACCGGATAGAGGAAACTGGGTGGGTGACCTCGAGGGCTTGGCCGCAATCGTTTTACACGGGCGGAAGGTTCGCCCAGCATCGGCCAGTTAGGAAAGACCACGGCTATGTGGCAGCAAAACAGGGAAGCGAGATGTGCATCATCAGCACCTATTTCTCGCCCAATGGCTCTTTGGCTGAGTT
Above is a genomic segment from Pieris rapae chromosome Z, ilPieRapa1.1, whole genome shotgun sequence containing:
- the LOC110998156 gene encoding phosphatidylserine lipase ABHD16A, which translates into the protein MFKLIWQCLYSPRLYKIYGDGEKDALYQPKHLEKYGDKIITIAQNIFTIVSYASPFVCTYIYRRGFFSWNETTFITKLMCGVGCVIIISFLVRAVGRAFNSKYTEFLFVIQQPKANTKEFMNQIRKYDFEFTSWPVTFAMPATTRKSWFENIPFNKSSNEDLPIYQRIPLQILAFIAIHTFAMRIIYPGTLTLIQNILWNPLMEGRTQLVETFHGKRAKLLTSDANSIDTIFVDNRAHSNGKILVICCEGNSGFYEIGMVTTPIKAGYSALGWNHPGFAGSTGIPFPKQEQNSIIAVIQYAIEELNFPLENIVLYGWSIGGYTAAWAAANYPDISALILDATFDDLLPLAQNQMPRSWSLLVKEVIRSYVDLNVGELLALYKGPVQLIRRTEDEVICLRQGQLQTNCGNSLLLTLLKSRHPRFNESDELQEAVRSYVGMSEMQRGNINKDTLTEVNRQALQLIIKYMRDFQSNHCAPLPENTFADIMKYFYLKN